GCGGTGTGGGGAACGCGGTTTACGAAGATGATAACGCATGAACATGAATGGCCAATTCTGTTGAGCATCCTTGCGTACTGGGGATTGTTTGTCTCGCTGCTCGTGTGGCCCATGTTCTTCCATCAATATCAGCGAAGGTGGCGAGGGTTCATTTGGTCCTGCGTACTCATCATTCCAACTGTCGGAGCTGTAATCGAGCTTTTGGTTGTCTTTCTAAAAACGTCTGTTGGCACATTCGGAGAAATGGCCTTGTTTTTCGCTTGGATGTTGCCATTGCTAGGGCTGAACATATACTCTGCCGAGATCGCGCTCGCCTGGTGGAAGATCGAACTTGTCAGACCGGTGGATGGCGCGGATGCAAAACACTAACGTTTGCCCGGTGGCGCCCGAGGTAATATCAGCCGCACGGCGTTAGCCGCGGTTTCTTCGCTGCTTGTTCCTTGCAACTGAGTTCGCCTCAAAAACCGCGGCTAACGCCGTGCGGCTGATTTTGCTTGAGAACTTTGTTGCCGGGGGAATATCATCGTCAATACTGCTTGGGCGCGAAAAGAAGAAACCGCGGCTAAGGCCGTGCGGCTGATTTGATTGGGGACAGTCAGATTAGCCGGCGGACGTTGGCCTCGGTTCCGACGCGATTCCATCTGCAATTCACAAGTCGGACAAGCAATCGCGGCTGATACGGTATGAATAATGACGAGCCGATTGCCTTTTTCATTACCTTCACTATTTACGGCACGTTTCTTCAGGGCGACGCGCGAGGATGGCGGTCGCGAAAGGATGGCTCACGTCCGCCGCAACCGCTTCTGGAGCGATGGCGACGCGATCGTCTGAACCACGACATCCTGTTATTGAACGACGCGCAGCGCACTGCGGTCGAAAAGGAGATCGATCGACTTTGCCAGTTTCGGAGCTGGAAACGGTGGGTCGCAAATCCGCGGTCGAATCATGTTCATGTCGTGATTACGGCAGCGGGATATTCTGGCGAAAAGGTTCGTGACCAACTCAAGGCGAATTGCACACGAGCGTTGCGAGCAAGCTGGCCAGCGTTTGTCGATCGTCCTGTTTGGTCAGTTGGCGGCGATTGGAAATCGATCAACTCCGAGGACGATCTGGAGCAAGTGATCTTGTATGCGAGTGAATCGCAAGATCGGAAGGGACGCAAATGAGTAGGAGAACCTCCCATCAGCCGCAGAGCGCTAGCTCCGGTTTCTGAAGCGAACTCAATCGCGAGAAACAAGCGGCGAAGAAACCGCGGCTAACGCCGTGCGGCTGATTTCGTTTGGGGGTAAGCAGCAAATCCAGCAGTGGTTCGGCTGTGTATTACTCCTCTTCGCAGGCCAGTTCGACCATATCGAGCACCGTCTGCTTCAGCGGTTTGATTCCATCCTCTTGGATGATGCCAAACAGCTCGGCAAATTCCGCGGGGTTGGATTTGGCGCCATCGAGCGCCTGGAAGCCCATCGTGACGACGCCCAGGTAGGATTTGATGTCATGCCCTAGTTGTCGCAGCTTTTCTTTGCGTGCAGCGGCGTCGGCGGGAGTCGCTCTTTTGTCAGCGGTCATTCAATTACCCTTTCCTATGCGTCGCTAAGAGTTGCTGGGGTGAACCGTGGCGAACAATTGCTGCAAGTCGCTTGGTTCGGCCGGTTTGACCAGGTGATGATTGAACCCGGCGTCGGCGGTTCGTTGTCGATCCTCGTCTTGGCCCCAACCGGTCAGCGCCACCAAAACCATCTTTTGGCCCCAGGGCTGCCGGCGAATTTCGCGGGCCGCTTCGTATCCGTTCATTTTAGGCATGCCGAGGTCCATCAGCACAATGTCGGGCGAAAATTCGGCCGCCGTGGCGATCGCCTGAACTCCGTCGTGCGCGGTCATGACTTCATTGCCGAGCATTTTGACCACCATTTTTAACATGGTCGCCGCCGCTTTGTTGTCGTCCACGATCAGGACTCGCAGCTTGATGGGTTGCGGGGTTACGGTCAGTTCGGCCGGCGTTGCTCTTTTCGGTTCTCCTGCGATCGGCAAGCGAACGCAAAATTCACTTCCTTGATCGGGGCCATCGCTTTGCACGTCGATCGTTCCTCCGTGCAACTCGACCAATTGCTTGACCAGAGTCAGACCAATCCCCAGGCCGGTATATCCCTTTTCGAGCGGGCGATCGATTTGGGCGAACATCTCAAAAATTTGGGACTGTTGATCGAGTGGAATCCCGAGGCCGTCGTCTTTGATCGTGACCGCGACTTCCCCATTCTCGCACTGGGCCATCAGCCAAATATGACCGCCGTCTGGCGTGTATTTTGACGAATTATTCAGCAAGTTAGAGAAAACCTGGGCCAAACGGTTGGGATCGGCGTCCAACAAAATCGGCGACTCCGGCAAGGTTACCTGGAGCGTGTGTCCCGCTTCGTCAACAAAGGGCTGGGTCGCTTCGACGGCGCTGCGGATAATTTCGCCCAATGTGATCTGGCTGGTTCGCAGTTCAATCCTGCCGCGAGTAATGCGCGAGACATCCAATAGATCGTCGATCAATCGCACCATTTGCTGCGTTTGACGTTCCATGGTGCTACGCACGTTTTCGATCAACTCGGGATTGTCCTTCACCACTTTCATGACTTCCAATCCGGTGCGGATTGGAGCGAGCGGGTTGCGCAGTTCATGTCCCAAAGTGGCCAGAAACTCGGTCTTGCGGCGATCCGATTCCGACAAGTCGGCGGCGACCTGGCGAAGTTCATCTTCAAGGCGTTTGCGCTCGGTTTGATCACGCATCACTTTCATGAAACCAAGCAGTTTTTCGTCCTCATCCAGCAAGCCGGTGGTCACGCCGGCGGCCCAAAACCGCGTCCCATCTTTGCGCAACATCCAGCGGTCGTCACTGGCGCTGCCAACCGCGGCGGCCTGATCCAATTCGGCCTGGGCGATGCCGCTGACGACATCTTCCGGCGTGAAAATCAACGAGACGATGTCTTGCCCGATAAATTCGGATTCGTCAAATCCCAGCACTCGCTGGACTCCTTCGTTCCAACTGGTGGCTCTTCCTTGCGGATCGGTCATGAAAATCGCGTAGTCTTGGACCTGCTCGACCAAAGTGCGGAAGCGTTCCTCGCTATCGCGGCGATCTTGTTCCGTTTGCCGGCGCTGGGTGATGTCGGTAAAGAGCAACGCGACGCGTTGACTGCTTTCGCTGCCGACCCGAAATGCGTAGACGTCAAACCAGCGACCGTCCAAGGCTTTCGCTTGATGGACGAAGCGAGTGGAGTCGCCGGTTACCGCGACTTGGCCGTAAATCTCGAACCATTTTTCTTCATGATCCGGCGCCAGTTCGCGCATCCGCTTACCGGCTGCGTTGACGAGCCCTGTCTGTTTTTCAAACGCAGGATTAAGCTCTAGAAATTGATAATCGATCGGTTTGCCTGCATCGTCGAAGATCATCTCGACAACGCAAAAGCCTTCGTCGATCGTATTAAAGAGGGTGCGGTATCGTTCTTCATGCTGCCGCGATTCATTTTCGATCTCTTTACGCTCAGAGATATCGCGAAAGACCAGGACCGCTCCCACAATTTTGTTCGCCGCATCGCGAATCGGAGCGGCGCTATCGTCGATAAATCGCTCGGTTCCCTCTTTGGCGATCAGCACGGTATGATTCGCCAGGCCGACGATCTTCCCTTCTCGCAGCGCCCTTTCGGCCGGATTTTCGACCGGCTGTCGCGTCGATTCGTTGATGATGGAAAATACTTCGGTCAACGATCGACCAATCGCTTCCTGCTGGCTCCAGCCGGTTAGCGCTGCGGCGACCGGATTGAGGAAAGTGACCAGCCCTTCTGCGTCGGTGCTGATAACGGCGTCGCCGATACTCGCGAGCGTGATCCGCAGCAATTCGCGATGCTCCCGCTCTTCTTGCATGACCTGACGATTGAGCAAGCCCAACGCGATCTCCTTGGAGACCGACTCCATCGCGGCGAGCGTTCTTTCGCTGAGCGCTTGCCTGGCGAAGATTCCCATCACGCCGACAAGCCGATCTGCGACGATCAAGGGATAGCCTGCGAAAGCGACCAATCCTTCGCGCTGCGCCCACTCTTGTTCAGGCACACGCGGATCGCCGATCACCGAATTGGTCAGATGGGGCGTTTTTTCTTCGGCGATTAAGCCAATTTTGAATTTGCCAACGGGAATCCGCGCATGTCCTCCATTGATATGCGTATACAAGCCGGCGCTGGCCTGCAATTCCAAGATCTGTTCCGCTTCATTCAATGTCCAGATGCGGGCCAGCGCCGCGTCTAAGTTGGCGACTAGCGATTCGGTGCAACCTTGCAGCATGTTTGGGAGGCTGTCTCCCTGGGTCAGCACGGCGCCGACTTCGGCGCCCAGTTGTAGGAGTCGTCTTTTTTCTTCCAGGGCCAGTTCTGATTGCCTGCGCTCGGTAATGTCTCGGAAAATCAATACGCTGCCGGCGATCTCGCCATGTCGGTCGCGAATCGGAGCGGCGCTGTCATCGATAAAATGTTCGGCCCCATCTTTGGCGATCAAGATAGTATGGTTGGCCAGGCCGACGATGATTCCTTCACGCAGCGCCTTGAGCGCCGGATTCTCCACTACTTGACGCGTCGTTTCGTTGACAATGTGAAAGACCGTCGTCAACGGCTGACCGATCGCGTCGGCGTCTGTCCAGCGGGTCAGTTTTTCGGCGATGGTATTCAGATAGGTGACATTGCCGGCGGCGTCAGTGCTGATAACCGCGTCGCCGATGCTGGCGAGCGTGATTCGCAAGCGTTCTTTTTGTTCCGCCAAGATCGCCGCCGCTTTCGCTTTTTGACGAAGGTTGCGCTGAAGAAGATAATAGACGGTGCAAACTAACGCAGATCCGAGGAGCGTCGAAAGCAAAATGGTGGCGATCGCCGTGCGAAAACTGGCCTCGGACTCTTGGCCGCGTCGCCGCAAACGTTCATGCTCGGAAAGTTGCATGGCGGCGATCGAATCACGCACTTTTCCCATCAACGCAATCCCTCGGTCGCTGTCAACAACTTGCAGAGCGGCGGCGCGGTCGCCGGCGTCGATCAAATTGATCGTCTCCTGCAACTCGGCAAGCTTCTTGGTGACATCTTGCTCCACTACAAGCAGTCGGCGCTTCTGCTCGGCGTCCTCTTGGATCAGGGTTCGGAGGTGAACAATTTCGGCTTGCACCTTGCCGACCGAATCGTCGTATGGTTCTAAATACTTTGGTTCTTCGGTGAGCAGATAGCCTCGTTGGCCTGTTTCGGCGTCTTTCAACAACGAGAGCAGGTTGTTGAGTTCGGAGATAATCTCTTGGGTAGCGAAGACGCGGCGATTGTTTTCGATCAATCGAACCGTGTTCATGTATCCCAGAATGGCGCCGACGATGAGCATCGCCAATGTGACGCCAAAGCCGATGATCGTTACATCCCAGCGACGCGGGTTACGCCGCAGATCAGCGGCCAATTCGGCGGAAGGGGCGCCGCCATCGTCTTGTAGCGGCGTTGAATCCGCAGGCTTCAGTTCCATGTCCGTCGCTATTCGCCGCTAATCGCTTTTAGATATTTGAACGAAATTATCCGTAGAGTTTGCTCCTGTCAGTCTGGCCTGCAACAGACTATTAAACCTAGACTGTCGCCCGAAAGCCTAGGCCAATTACCACTTTAGAATAGGCGATCCAACGGAAAAGTCTATGGGCGCGAATTCTCTGGATGCAATCTATCGACAGAACGACCTTTTAGGCGATGCCGATCGAACGCCGGAAAATCAGAAAACTTGCATCGGCAAAAATCAGAGCCTAGCCTAGGTTGACGCAGATTCGAGTTCCGAATTTTTTTCCGCTGCTAACTTCGCGGCGAGCGGCGCTATTTCGGCCGAATTGCCGGACCGGGCCGCTGGACGATTTTGTAATTGTCGGCGACGAGACATCTTCTTGCGCCACCACAGTAAAAAGCCGGTCACATACAGCGCCGCCGGAACGAAGCCAACCACAAAAAAGAGTAATCGGCCGCCGAATCCGAACGCGTCGCCGCAGTGTAAAGCAAGTTGAATGCGGTAGTACGTGTCGGCGAAGGTGAACTTGCTCCAGTCGCGGGTTGCTCTTACCTCGCCGCTGTATTGATCGAGCCAGATTCGCCCTGTTCCACGCAGTTGACCGATTTCGCCCTGCTGGCGGACGAAGACTTTATAGGTGTCGTCCGCGCGCTGCGGCAGATGGACAAAGAAAAGTTCGGAGCCGGGCATCACCTCAGCGGCTAACTGGGCCGCTCGATCAGGACCGATCGGATCGGTGGGAGATGTCGGGACGACCGAAGTTACCTTTTGCGGGTTTTTGGTCTCGATCGAGAACATGCCGACCACCGGTTTGACCAAAAACGGCAACCCGAGATAGACGCCGGTAAATGCGATCAGCAGCAGCGGCGGGGTCATCAGCAGACCGCTGGTCTTGTGCAGATCGAAGTTCAGCTTGTTGCGGCGGATTCCCCAGGCGATTCGCCAGCCCCCTTTTTGCAGCGGCCACCAGAGCACGATGCCGGTGATGATCGAGATGATCACGGTCAGGGCGATCACGCCCATGAGGATGCGACCGGTTTTGCCGAACTGTAATCGAGCGTGCAGATCATAAATCCAAGCGATCAGCCCGCTGCGCTCGGGGCGTTGCCCCAGCGATTCGGCGGTATAGGGATCGTAAAACACCTCGGTCGAGACTGGCTTCCCGCCAGAGGATTTGGCGTTGAAACGCACGTAGTAGACGTTTTCTTCTGTCCGCGGAACGGCGATTCGCTCGACGTGACCAAGCTCTGGAAATTGCTGCTGAGCGAGCGCGGTGATTTCTTCCAAAGAACGCCGCTCGCCGCGGTTCTCGGTCAGCATCATCTCGGCGTTCAGATTTTCGTCAAACGCATGTTCGAAGACGAGAATGCTGCCGGTTACCCCGGCCAGCGCAAAGATCAAGCCCGCCGTCAGTCCTAAGTATAGATGGACCTTCAACCAAATTCGCCGAGCGATCAGTCTCATCGGTTCGTCTCGCAGGAGAACAGAAACATTGTTCCAACTAGTCTTCTTCACGCGGCGCCGCAGTCAACCAGGCGGCGGGAACTTCCAGATGGATCGGAGGAACTTCAAGATCGTGGTCGGGGACGGTTACGCGATGTTTGGATTGGGCCGGTTTGGTAAAGCGATTGCGGAACATGTCATCGCCGGACTCCGAATTTTTGGCGGTGCGCAGAAATGTCACCACATACTCGCCTGCGACGGCGCCATCTTCATCGGCGCTGGTTGAGAGGGCGAATTTCCCCTCTGCGTCCGTTACCCCAACCGGCTGCGCCGCGTTTCCCGTCTTGGAACTGTCGGTGCTTTGAAACCGGACGATCACCCGGTCAAGCGGCTGTCCATTGACCGTCACTAAACCGGTCACTTGGTGTTTGAGCAGACCATCGTCATAAGGAGCTTCACCGCACCCGGTCAGGAGTGCAGCGATGATGAGCAACAAGCAGCGGCGAAGTAGTAAAGCCATCGTTCTGCAATCAAGTGAATTGAAATATTCGTCGACGATCGTTGCGAGAAGCGACTAACGGCCTGCCGAGTTGGTGAACCGGCTGCTAGTATTCGCCCACGACATTGCCGTCTTGAAGCTGCACTAGATTTTCGAGGATGTTGACATCCGTGGTTTCTCCGACGAAGCGGACCGACGCATCTCCAAGCGTCGCGTGTGCGCCGCCGGGATGCCAACTGTACATATTGGATCCGTCCGCACGGCAATTGATCAGGCAATTGCCGCCATACTGCGTGAGTCCGTCCGACGAGAAGCGGCGAAACGAAATCCGGTTTTGTCCAGCCCAGTGATGAAAGCGGTCTTTCTGATCTTCGCCGACCAGGTATTGTCTTTTCCCGTCGTAGTCCTTCGGGCCACCGCATGCTTCACCCAACATAAACGTATTGGAAAGTCCGTCGGTCACATC
The nucleotide sequence above comes from Blastopirellula sp. J2-11. Encoded proteins:
- a CDS encoding PepSY-associated TM helix domain-containing protein: MRLIARRIWLKVHLYLGLTAGLIFALAGVTGSILVFEHAFDENLNAEMMLTENRGERRSLEEITALAQQQFPELGHVERIAVPRTEENVYYVRFNAKSSGGKPVSTEVFYDPYTAESLGQRPERSGLIAWIYDLHARLQFGKTGRILMGVIALTVIISIITGIVLWWPLQKGGWRIAWGIRRNKLNFDLHKTSGLLMTPPLLLIAFTGVYLGLPFLVKPVVGMFSIETKNPQKVTSVVPTSPTDPIGPDRAAQLAAEVMPGSELFFVHLPQRADDTYKVFVRQQGEIGQLRGTGRIWLDQYSGEVRATRDWSKFTFADTYYRIQLALHCGDAFGFGGRLLFFVVGFVPAALYVTGFLLWWRKKMSRRRQLQNRPAARSGNSAEIAPLAAKLAAEKNSELESAST
- a CDS encoding PAS domain S-box protein, whose protein sequence is MELKPADSTPLQDDGGAPSAELAADLRRNPRRWDVTIIGFGVTLAMLIVGAILGYMNTVRLIENNRRVFATQEIISELNNLLSLLKDAETGQRGYLLTEEPKYLEPYDDSVGKVQAEIVHLRTLIQEDAEQKRRLLVVEQDVTKKLAELQETINLIDAGDRAAALQVVDSDRGIALMGKVRDSIAAMQLSEHERLRRRGQESEASFRTAIATILLSTLLGSALVCTVYYLLQRNLRQKAKAAAILAEQKERLRITLASIGDAVISTDAAGNVTYLNTIAEKLTRWTDADAIGQPLTTVFHIVNETTRQVVENPALKALREGIIVGLANHTILIAKDGAEHFIDDSAAPIRDRHGEIAGSVLIFRDITERRQSELALEEKRRLLQLGAEVGAVLTQGDSLPNMLQGCTESLVANLDAALARIWTLNEAEQILELQASAGLYTHINGGHARIPVGKFKIGLIAEEKTPHLTNSVIGDPRVPEQEWAQREGLVAFAGYPLIVADRLVGVMGIFARQALSERTLAAMESVSKEIALGLLNRQVMQEEREHRELLRITLASIGDAVISTDAEGLVTFLNPVAAALTGWSQQEAIGRSLTEVFSIINESTRQPVENPAERALREGKIVGLANHTVLIAKEGTERFIDDSAAPIRDAANKIVGAVLVFRDISERKEIENESRQHEERYRTLFNTIDEGFCVVEMIFDDAGKPIDYQFLELNPAFEKQTGLVNAAGKRMRELAPDHEEKWFEIYGQVAVTGDSTRFVHQAKALDGRWFDVYAFRVGSESSQRVALLFTDITQRRQTEQDRRDSEERFRTLVEQVQDYAIFMTDPQGRATSWNEGVQRVLGFDESEFIGQDIVSLIFTPEDVVSGIAQAELDQAAAVGSASDDRWMLRKDGTRFWAAGVTTGLLDEDEKLLGFMKVMRDQTERKRLEDELRQVAADLSESDRRKTEFLATLGHELRNPLAPIRTGLEVMKVVKDNPELIENVRSTMERQTQQMVRLIDDLLDVSRITRGRIELRTSQITLGEIIRSAVEATQPFVDEAGHTLQVTLPESPILLDADPNRLAQVFSNLLNNSSKYTPDGGHIWLMAQCENGEVAVTIKDDGLGIPLDQQSQIFEMFAQIDRPLEKGYTGLGIGLTLVKQLVELHGGTIDVQSDGPDQGSEFCVRLPIAGEPKRATPAELTVTPQPIKLRVLIVDDNKAAATMLKMVVKMLGNEVMTAHDGVQAIATAAEFSPDIVLMDLGMPKMNGYEAAREIRRQPWGQKMVLVALTGWGQDEDRQRTADAGFNHHLVKPAEPSDLQQLFATVHPSNS